A window of the Candidatus Neomarinimicrobiota bacterium genome harbors these coding sequences:
- a CDS encoding ribonuclease H-like domain-containing protein: MPKTIMGIDIETVPQREYGDLSPTVKEWVDKKLLKINASKEEEDVWDYNKLASLDGDLGQVICISMGLYDEETDTIRLKSVIDKEERSVLDGFNEVIGNFRGDYLHYNGLSFDIPFLLQRYAYNQIEEADGRLNSLARYRTSPHFDLMQVWANWDYTKMKSLNVLANIVEMPNPKDELDGSMVYQYFKEGKLDAIRQYCEFDTATVVNLYHRLIEKQDVIPLERYEFSGE, translated from the coding sequence ATGCCCAAAACCATCATGGGAATAGACATCGAAACTGTACCGCAGCGGGAATATGGGGATTTGTCGCCGACGGTAAAAGAATGGGTCGATAAAAAATTGCTGAAGATCAACGCCTCCAAAGAAGAGGAGGACGTTTGGGATTACAATAAACTTGCGAGTCTGGATGGCGACCTGGGGCAGGTGATCTGCATTTCCATGGGATTGTATGACGAGGAAACGGATACGATCCGCCTCAAATCGGTGATTGATAAGGAAGAAAGGTCCGTTTTAGACGGATTCAACGAGGTGATAGGAAATTTCCGGGGCGATTACCTGCACTATAACGGACTGAGTTTTGATATTCCGTTCCTGTTGCAGCGCTATGCATATAATCAAATTGAAGAAGCCGACGGGCGATTAAATTCACTAGCCCGCTATCGTACCTCGCCACACTTCGATCTGATGCAGGTTTGGGCAAACTGGGATTACACCAAAATGAAGTCACTGAATGTGCTGGCCAACATCGTGGAGATGCCTAATCCCAAGGATGAACTCGACGGTTCCATGGTTTACCAGTATTTCAAAGAGGGCAAATTGGATGCTATCCGTCAGTATTGCGAGTTCGATACGGCAACCGTGGTGAATCTGTATCACAGGCTCATCGAAAAGCAGGATGT
- a CDS encoding 4a-hydroxytetrahydrobiopterin dehydratase yields MPELLNDDAIEEKLGGLNGWEQDGKKITRTFEFDDFIGSMEFVNNLVNPAETMNHHPDIEISYNTVTLSLTTHSEGGLTENDFELAGQINEIAA; encoded by the coding sequence ATGCCAGAACTCCTGAACGATGATGCCATTGAGGAAAAGTTAGGCGGACTGAACGGATGGGAACAGGACGGAAAGAAAATCACACGAACCTTCGAATTCGATGATTTTATCGGATCAATGGAATTCGTCAACAACCTGGTGAATCCCGCGGAGACCATGAACCACCACCCGGATATCGAAATCAGTTATAATACGGTGACCCTGTCTCTGACTACCCATAGCGAAGGCGGACTGACAGAAAACGACTTTGAACTGGCCGGACAGATTAACGAAATTGCTGCCTGA